One Perca flavescens isolate YP-PL-M2 chromosome 9, PFLA_1.0, whole genome shotgun sequence genomic window carries:
- the cldn34a gene encoding claudin-34 translates to MVYLAHTAHWQFLGLMAGVMAWILIMTTTGLNEWRLWYVADESVITSGVAWVGIWRACFYSHVLPRIENCQSIGISDHFAPAEIPVAQVLMVLALICGLVGNITAAVAVRMAYFSIENRRNIRLVFVLAGTMYVLTGTLSLVPLMWNMSSVLQNSTIGFPPEFHLPAAPVRQQVGSAIGVGIFASILMLVSGALLLCYRYAWAALSTKAPRDTRDPLQGPWTETTLAQKSEFPEGTNQGRDNPGFHSEEIS, encoded by the coding sequence ATGGTTTACCTGGCTCACACAGCTCACTGGCAGTTCCTGGGCCTGATGGCCGGGGTCATGGCCTGGATCCTCATCATGACCACAACCGGCCTCAACGAGTGGCGGCTGTGGTACGTGGCCGATGAGTCCGTCATCACCTCGGGCGTGGCCTGGGTGGGCATCTGGAGGGCGTGTTTCTACAGTCATGTCCTTCCCAGGATAGAGAACTGTCAGAGCATCGGCATCTCGGACCACTTTGCTCCTGCAGAGATCCCTGTGGCTCAGGTGCTGATGGTGCTGGCGCTGATCTGCGGCCTGGTGGGGAACATCACCGCTGCAGTGGCAGTGAGGATGGCCTACTTCTCTATAGAGAATCGTAGGAACATAAGGCTGGTCTTTGTGCTGGCAGGGACCATGTATGTGCTGACTGGGACGTTGTCATTGGTGCCGTTGATGTGGAACATGAGCTCTGTGCTTCAAAACAGCACCATAGGCTTTCCTCCTGAGTTCCACCTCCCCGCAGCGCCTGTCAGGCAGCAAGTCGGCTCGGCCATCGGAGTGGGCATCTTCGCCTCCATCCTGATGCTCGTAAGCGGGGCACTTCTCCTCTGCTACCGCTACGCCTGGGCGGCCCTCAGCACAAAGGCCCCCAGAGACACCCGGGATCCGCTCCAAGGTCCCTGGACAGAAACAACCCTAGCGCAGAAGTCTGAATTCCCAGAGGGAACCAACCAAGGCAGGGATAATCCTGGATTTCACAGTGAAGAAATCTCATGA
- the LOC114560954 gene encoding putative claudin-24: MDTCACALELLGMLVYVGAWLCALTTTLLPQWLTMSTALLPVESYELGLWETCVVQDVGGMECRAYDSLLGLSSDLKLARILMCASLAVGMLGMLVAIPGLYLINSCKERGSFRTKRTLIIMGGVLGMISGVLCLIPVSYMAHLAVIRFFDDKIPDVVPRWEFGDALFCGWVGGFLLIVAGLLLVTSCLCSQAEPQPVLQRRYHVMSTDVSFRKRSEYV; encoded by the coding sequence atggacaCATGCGCCTGCGCTTTGGAGTTGCTGGGGATGCTGGTCTATGTCGGAGCATGGCTGTGCGCTTTAACCACCACTCTCTTACCACAGTGGCTGACCATGTCCACTGCTCTACTGCCAGTGGAGAGCTACGAGTTGGGCCTGTGGGAGACATGCGTGGTCCAGGATGTCGGGGGTATGGAGTGCAGAGCATATGACAGCCTGCTGGGCCTTTCCAGTGACCTCAAGCTGGCCCGTATCCTCATGTGTGCTTCCCTTGCTGTGGGCATGCTGGGAATGCTAGTGGCTATACCTGGACTTTACCTGATCAACAGCTGTAAAGAACGTGGAAGCTTCAGAACCAAGAGGACTTTAATCATCATGGGAGGGGTGCTGGGGATGATCTCCGGAGTGCTGTGTCTGATCCCCGTGTCCTACATGGCCCATTTAGCTGTGATACGTTTCTTTGATGATAAAATACCTGATGTGGTGCCCCGGTGGGAGTTTGGTGATGCCCTGTTCTGCGGCTGGGTCGGAGGATTTCTTCTCATAGTGGCCGGGCTCCTTCTGGTCACCTCTTGCTTATGTTCACAGGCGGAGCCTCAGCCTGTGCTGCAGCGCAGATACCATGTCATGAGTACAGATGTTTCCTTCAGGAAGCGCTCGGAGTACGTTTAA